TTCAGGATAAAAAAGAGATTGCCCAGGTTGGAACTATCTCAGCAAATAATGATCCTGAGATAGGAAATCTAATAGCCGATGCAATGGATAAGGTTGGCAAGGATGGAGTAATAACAGTGGAAGAGGCAAAAGGTTTAGCTACAACCCTTGATGTTGTTGAGGGAATGCAGTTTGACCGTGGATATATCTCTCCCTACTTCATCACTGATCCCGAAAGGATGGAGTGCGTCTATGAGGATGTCTTTATACTGATTCATGAAAAGAAGATCTCCTCAATGAAAGACCTTATCCCTCTGCTTGAAAACATAGCAAAAATGGGGAAGCCACTTCTAATCATTGCAGAGGATGTTGAGGGTGAAGCCCTTGCAACACTTGTTGTTAACAAACTCAGGGGAACACTTCAGGTCTGTGCAGTGAAGGCACCGGGCTTTGGTGAGAGAAGAAAGGCAATGCTTGAGGATATCGCAATCCTTACAGGTGGTACAGCAATAACCGAAGACCTGGGCATAAAGCTTGAGAATATAAAAATGTCTGACCTCGGAAGGGCAAAAAAGATTGTTGTTGACAAAGAGAATACCACAATAGTTGAGGGTGCAGGAGATCACCAGAAGATACAGGGAAGAATAAAGCAGATAAAGACACAGATTGAAGAGACAACCTCTGATTATGACAGGGAAAAGCTACAGGAACGCCTTGCAAAACTCGCAGGAGGTGTTGCAGTAATCAGGGTTGGTGCTGCTACAGAGACAGAGATGAAGGAGAAGAAGGCAAGGGTTGAGGATGCCCTTCATGCAACAAGGGCTGCTGTAGAGGAAGGAATAGTCCCAGGTGGTGGAGTGGCCCTTTTAAGATGCATACCAGCTCTTGAGAAACTTAAACTCGAGGGTGACAGACAGGTCGGTGTGGAGATTGTGAAGAAGGCCCTTGAGGAGCCTATTAAGAACATTGTCCAGAATGCAGGCCTTGAGGGTGCTGTGGTTGTTGAGAAGGTCAAGGCTTCAAAGGATGTAAACTACGGCTTTGATGCACAGAAAGAGGAATTTACTGATATGATGAAGGCTGGTATAATTGACCCCACAAAGGTTACAAGGCTTGCACTTGTTAATGCAGCCTCAGTGGCAGGCCTGATGCTCACAACAGAGGTAATGGTGACGGAGATACCTGAGGAAGAAAAGTCTAAGATGCCTCATCCGGGCATGGGAGATATGTACTAAGAATTTAAGCCGGGCAGAAATTCTGCCCGGCTTAAATTTTATCTATTACTTCTGTACTGCAGTATAAACTCCATCCCAGTCTTCAGGTGGTGGATTCAGGATATAATTTTTGCATCTTTCCATAAATACCATTGATGCCCTGTCATTAAATTTATTGAAAATTTCTCTGAATATTACTTCTGCCTCAATGAATCTCCTTTTACTGTAAAGATAAAGGGCTTCTTCAAATCTCCGGATCATGTGGGAAATGGAAGACTCAGGTGATAGCACCTCATAGATATTAACAGGCTCCTTCCTGCCTTTTACCCTTATTAGGTCGAGCTCCCTGATAAGGAATTCACCTTCAGGAAGATTTTGGTATGTGAAGGAGCTTATGATTATCTCTGTTCCATAAAATTTATTCAGTCCTTCAAGCCTCGAGGCAAGATTAACTGTATCTCCAACCGCTGTGTAATCAAACCTTATATCGGTTCCCATGTTTCCAATTATGGCCTCACCTGTGTTAATTCCTATACCTATCCTTAGCTCAGGGTATCCTTCATTTTTTAGCCTTTCATTAAGGACTCTTAGTTCCCTTATCATTTCTAAAGCAGTGTAAACTGCTTTTTTTGCATGCTGGGGTAGCTCAAGCGGTACATTATAGATTGCCATTATAGCATCACCAATATACTTGTCAAGCATACCGCCGTTTTTAAGGACAATCCTTGTCATTGGATCAAGATATTTATTAAGAAGGCCTACAAGCCTTTCAGGCTCAAGGGCTTCTGAGATTGCTGTAAAGTCCCTTATATCAGAAAAGAGCACTGTTATAACCCTTTTTTCTCCACCGAGCTTCATGGCATCAGGATTCTTGATTATGATATTTACCAGCTCTGGTGATACATAGCTTGAGAAAGCCTTTTTGAGAAAG
The sequence above is drawn from the Thermodesulfovibrionales bacterium genome and encodes:
- the groL gene encoding chaperonin GroEL (60 kDa chaperone family; promotes refolding of misfolded polypeptides especially under stressful conditions; forms two stacked rings of heptamers to form a barrel-shaped 14mer; ends can be capped by GroES; misfolded proteins enter the barrel where they are refolded when GroES binds), with product MAAKQLIFNEHARQKILDGVTILTNAVKATLGPQGRNVIIDRKFGSPLITKDGVTVAKEIELKDPFENMGAQLVREVASKTSDTAGDGTTTATVLAYAIYKEGMKHVVAGANPMELKRGIEKAVETVVEELKKLSKPVQDKKEIAQVGTISANNDPEIGNLIADAMDKVGKDGVITVEEAKGLATTLDVVEGMQFDRGYISPYFITDPERMECVYEDVFILIHEKKISSMKDLIPLLENIAKMGKPLLIIAEDVEGEALATLVVNKLRGTLQVCAVKAPGFGERRKAMLEDIAILTGGTAITEDLGIKLENIKMSDLGRAKKIVVDKENTTIVEGAGDHQKIQGRIKQIKTQIEETTSDYDREKLQERLAKLAGGVAVIRVGAATETEMKEKKARVEDALHATRAAVEEGIVPGGGVALLRCIPALEKLKLEGDRQVGVEIVKKALEEPIKNIVQNAGLEGAVVVEKVKASKDVNYGFDAQKEEFTDMMKAGIIDPTKVTRLALVNAASVAGLMLTTEVMVTEIPEEEKSKMPHPGMGDMY